A genomic region of Macaca thibetana thibetana isolate TM-01 chromosome 14, ASM2454274v1, whole genome shotgun sequence contains the following coding sequences:
- the RELA gene encoding transcription factor p65 isoform X2 produces the protein MDEPAQASGPYVEIIEQPKQRGMRFRYKCEGRSAGSIPGERSTDTTKTHPTIKINGYTGPGTVRISLVTKDPPHRPHPHELVGKDCRDGFYEAELCPDRCIHSFQNLGIQCVKKRDLEQAITQRIQTNNNPFQVPIEEQRGDYDLNAVRLCFQVTVRDPSGRPLRLPPVLSHPIFDNRAPNTAELKICRVNRNSGSCLGGDEIFLLCDKVQKEDIEVYFTGPGWEARGSFSQADVHRQVAIVFRTPPYADPSLQAPVRVSMQLRRPSDRELSEPMEFQYLPDTDDRHRIEEKRKRTYETFKSIMKKSPFSGPTDPRPPPRRIAVPSRSSVVPKPAPQPYPFTSSLSTINYDEFPTMVFPSGQISQASALAPPQVLPQAPAPAPAPAMVSPLAQAPVPVPVLAPGPPQAVAPPAPKPTQAGEGTLSEALLQLQFDDEDLGALLGNSTDPTVFTDLASVDNSEFQQLLNQGVPVAPHTTEPMLMEYPEAITRLVTGAQRPPDPAPAPLGAPGLPNGLLSGDEDFSSIADMDFSALLSQISS, from the exons ATGGACG AGCCAGCCCAGGCCTCTGGCCCTTATGTGGAGATCATTGAGCAGCCCAAGCAGCGGGGCATGCGCTTCCGCTACAAGTGCGAGGGGCGCTCCGCGGGCAGCATCCCAGGCGAGAGGAGCACAGATACCACCAAGACCCACCCCACCATCAAG ATCAATGGCTACACAGGACCAGGGACAGTACGCATCTCCCTAGTCACCAAGGACCCTCCTCACCGGCCTCACCCCCACGAGCTTGTAGGAAAGGACTGCCGGGATGGCTTCTATGAGGCTGAGCTCTGCCCGGACCGCTGCATCCACAG TTTCCAGAACCTGGGAATCCAGTGTGTGAAGAAGCGGGACCTGGAGCAGGCTATCACTCAGCGCATCCAGACGAACAACAATCCCTTCCAAG TTCCTATAGAAGAACAGCGTGGGGACTACGACCTGAATGCTGTGCGGCTCTGCTTCCAGGTGACAGTGCGGGATCCATCAGGCAGGCCCCTCCGCCTGCCGCCTGTCCTTTCTCATCCCATCTTTGACAACC GTGCCCCCAACACTGCCGAACTCAAGATCTGCCGAGTGAACCGAAACTCTGGCAGCTGCCTCGGTGGGGATGAGATCTTCCTACTGTGTGACAAGGTGCAGAAAG AGGACATTGAGGTGTATTTCACGGGACCAGGCTGGGAGGCCCGAGGCTCCTTTTCACAAGCTGATGTGCACCGACAAGTGGCCATTGTGTTCCGGACCCCTCCCTACGCAGACCCCAGCCTGCAGGCTCCTGTGCGTGTCTCCATGCAGCTGCGGCGGCCTTCCGACCGGGAGCTCAGTGAGCCCATGGAATTCCAGTACCTGCCAGATACAG ACGATCGTCACCGGATCGAGGAGAAACGCAAAAGGACATATGAGACCTTCAAGAGCATCATGAAGAAGAGTCCTTTCAGCG GACCCACTGACCCCCGGCCTCCACCTCGGCGCATTGCTGTGCCTTCCCGCAGCTCAGTTGTTCCCAAGCCAG cACCCCAGCCCTATCCCTTTACGTCATCCCTGAGCACCATCAACTATGATGAGTTTCCCACCATGGTGTTTCCTTCTGGGCAGATAAGCCAGGCCTCAGCCTTGGCCCCTCCCCAAGTCCTGCCCCAggctccagcccctgcccctgctccagccatggtATCACCTCTGGCCCAGGCCCCAGTCCCTGTCCCAGTCCTAGCCCCAGGCCCTCCTCAGGCTGTGGCCCCACCTGCCCCCAAGCCCACCCAGGCTGGGGAAGGAACGCTGTCAGAGGCCTTGCTGCAGCTGCAGTTTGATGATGAAGACCTGGGGGCCTTGCTTGGCAACAGCACAGACCCAACCGTGTTCACAGACCTGGCATCAGTCGACAACTCCGAGTTTCAGCAGCTGCTGAACCAGGGCGTACCAGTGGCCCCCCACACAACTGAGCCCATGCTGATGGAGTACCCTGAGGCTATAACTCGCCTAGTGACAGGGGCCCAGAGGCCCCCTGACCCAGCTCCTGCTCCACTGGGGGCCCCGGGGCTCCCCAACGGCCTCCTTTCAGGAGATGAAGACTTCTCCTCCATTGCGGACATGGACTTCTCAGCCCTGCTGAGTCAGATCAGCTCCTAA
- the RELA gene encoding transcription factor p65 isoform X1, translating into MDELFPLIFPAEPAQASGPYVEIIEQPKQRGMRFRYKCEGRSAGSIPGERSTDTTKTHPTIKINGYTGPGTVRISLVTKDPPHRPHPHELVGKDCRDGFYEAELCPDRCIHSFQNLGIQCVKKRDLEQAITQRIQTNNNPFQVPIEEQRGDYDLNAVRLCFQVTVRDPSGRPLRLPPVLSHPIFDNRAPNTAELKICRVNRNSGSCLGGDEIFLLCDKVQKEDIEVYFTGPGWEARGSFSQADVHRQVAIVFRTPPYADPSLQAPVRVSMQLRRPSDRELSEPMEFQYLPDTDDRHRIEEKRKRTYETFKSIMKKSPFSGPTDPRPPPRRIAVPSRSSVVPKPAPQPYPFTSSLSTINYDEFPTMVFPSGQISQASALAPPQVLPQAPAPAPAPAMVSPLAQAPVPVPVLAPGPPQAVAPPAPKPTQAGEGTLSEALLQLQFDDEDLGALLGNSTDPTVFTDLASVDNSEFQQLLNQGVPVAPHTTEPMLMEYPEAITRLVTGAQRPPDPAPAPLGAPGLPNGLLSGDEDFSSIADMDFSALLSQISS; encoded by the exons ATGGACG AACTGTTCCCCCTCATCTTCCCGGCAG AGCCAGCCCAGGCCTCTGGCCCTTATGTGGAGATCATTGAGCAGCCCAAGCAGCGGGGCATGCGCTTCCGCTACAAGTGCGAGGGGCGCTCCGCGGGCAGCATCCCAGGCGAGAGGAGCACAGATACCACCAAGACCCACCCCACCATCAAG ATCAATGGCTACACAGGACCAGGGACAGTACGCATCTCCCTAGTCACCAAGGACCCTCCTCACCGGCCTCACCCCCACGAGCTTGTAGGAAAGGACTGCCGGGATGGCTTCTATGAGGCTGAGCTCTGCCCGGACCGCTGCATCCACAG TTTCCAGAACCTGGGAATCCAGTGTGTGAAGAAGCGGGACCTGGAGCAGGCTATCACTCAGCGCATCCAGACGAACAACAATCCCTTCCAAG TTCCTATAGAAGAACAGCGTGGGGACTACGACCTGAATGCTGTGCGGCTCTGCTTCCAGGTGACAGTGCGGGATCCATCAGGCAGGCCCCTCCGCCTGCCGCCTGTCCTTTCTCATCCCATCTTTGACAACC GTGCCCCCAACACTGCCGAACTCAAGATCTGCCGAGTGAACCGAAACTCTGGCAGCTGCCTCGGTGGGGATGAGATCTTCCTACTGTGTGACAAGGTGCAGAAAG AGGACATTGAGGTGTATTTCACGGGACCAGGCTGGGAGGCCCGAGGCTCCTTTTCACAAGCTGATGTGCACCGACAAGTGGCCATTGTGTTCCGGACCCCTCCCTACGCAGACCCCAGCCTGCAGGCTCCTGTGCGTGTCTCCATGCAGCTGCGGCGGCCTTCCGACCGGGAGCTCAGTGAGCCCATGGAATTCCAGTACCTGCCAGATACAG ACGATCGTCACCGGATCGAGGAGAAACGCAAAAGGACATATGAGACCTTCAAGAGCATCATGAAGAAGAGTCCTTTCAGCG GACCCACTGACCCCCGGCCTCCACCTCGGCGCATTGCTGTGCCTTCCCGCAGCTCAGTTGTTCCCAAGCCAG cACCCCAGCCCTATCCCTTTACGTCATCCCTGAGCACCATCAACTATGATGAGTTTCCCACCATGGTGTTTCCTTCTGGGCAGATAAGCCAGGCCTCAGCCTTGGCCCCTCCCCAAGTCCTGCCCCAggctccagcccctgcccctgctccagccatggtATCACCTCTGGCCCAGGCCCCAGTCCCTGTCCCAGTCCTAGCCCCAGGCCCTCCTCAGGCTGTGGCCCCACCTGCCCCCAAGCCCACCCAGGCTGGGGAAGGAACGCTGTCAGAGGCCTTGCTGCAGCTGCAGTTTGATGATGAAGACCTGGGGGCCTTGCTTGGCAACAGCACAGACCCAACCGTGTTCACAGACCTGGCATCAGTCGACAACTCCGAGTTTCAGCAGCTGCTGAACCAGGGCGTACCAGTGGCCCCCCACACAACTGAGCCCATGCTGATGGAGTACCCTGAGGCTATAACTCGCCTAGTGACAGGGGCCCAGAGGCCCCCTGACCCAGCTCCTGCTCCACTGGGGGCCCCGGGGCTCCCCAACGGCCTCCTTTCAGGAGATGAAGACTTCTCCTCCATTGCGGACATGGACTTCTCAGCCCTGCTGAGTCAGATCAGCTCCTAA